Proteins from a genomic interval of Coffea eugenioides isolate CCC68of unplaced genomic scaffold, Ceug_1.0 ScVebR1_2998;HRSCAF=4130, whole genome shotgun sequence:
- the LOC113757338 gene encoding uncharacterized protein LOC113757338: protein MKQIAKKKTSPAKRFKMQQRKKDVGHQDIAAESGVSCRSGSCQKTDAIGHETDVGEYKTAEAAETDVVQTANKGKEKVQETTVNEEDNDCSMEESDNSSHDGLHNNESSRDERGSKDVNEKKFRVFNPATEMDDPKFELGLLFKCKTDFINAVKSQGVKYGRKIKFKKNDSSECKAICKGKRCMWNIYCSVRSDKVTFQIKSMLLTHTCGRTTYHGLASVTYLANKYLEDIRLNPDFNVGDFMIKVHKDLGVSITPNVGYKVKAKPKQMIHGDFVSQYSKLWSYCEELQKANPDSNVFMTTTENNKGDDEFQRFYV from the exons ATGAAACAGATTGCGAAGAAGAAAACCTCACCTGCAAAAAGATttaaaatgcagcaaaggaaAAAGGATGTTGGCCATCAAGATATTGCTGCTGAAAGTGGTGTTAGTTGCAGGAGTGGATCATGCCAAA AAACCGATGCTATTGGACATGAAACTGATGTTGGTGAATATAAGACTGCTGAAGCTGCAGAAACTGATGTAG TTCAGACAGCAAATAAAGGTAAAGAAAAGGTACAGGAAACTACTGTTAATGAAGAAGATAATGACTGCAGCATGGAGGAGTCGGATAATTCATCACATGATGGGTTGCACAACAATGAGAGTTCTAGAGATGAAAGAGGGAGTAAGGATGTGAACGAGAAGAAATTTAGGGTGTTCAATCCTGCAACAGAGATGGATGACCCAAAGTTTGAACTTGGGTTGTTATTCAAGTGTAAAACTGACTTTATCAATGCTGTAAAATCACAAGGAGTGAAGTACGGAAGGAAAATCAAGTTTAAGAAAAATGATTCAAGCGAATGCAAAGCCATATGCAAAGGTAAGAGATGCATGTGGAACATATATTGCTCAGTTAGGAGTGATAAAGTAACATTCCAAATCAAAAGCATGCTGCTGACTCACACTTGTGGTAGAACAACCTATCATGGCCTGGCAAGTGTGACATATTTGGCCAACAAGTACTTGGAGGACATTAGACTCAACCCAGATTTCAATGTAGGTGATTTTATGATAAAGGTCCACAAGGACTTGGGAGTTAGTATCACACCTAACGTGGGGTATAAGGTAAAGGCAAAACCTAAACAGATGATACATGGTGATTTCGTGTCCCAGTATAGCAAACTTTGGAGCTACTGTGAAGAACTTCAAAAGGCAAATCCTGACTCTAATGTGTTCATGACTACAACTGAGAATAATAAGGGTGATGATGAGTTTCAGAGATTctatgtgtga